The Virgibacillus dokdonensis genome includes a window with the following:
- a CDS encoding LysR family transcriptional regulator, whose amino-acid sequence MYYDALRTFITLAEVKNFTKTAEVLHISQPSVSLHIKNLERELATELVVRSRKSLQLSPTGEILYERAKQILKIYEQTKRDILEQQEIVKGRLKIGASFTIGEYILPALLADVHTAYPELELEVVIGNTEEIVQQTKHFQVDIGLIEGQTSDKELAVCPFMEDELWVVAPHQHKLANKAEVTTSDLQSQAWISREKGSGTREYLEHVIRSNGLKVKSIITIGSNQGVKESVINGMGLSLLSYSVIERDVQLKQLAILQMEDMHFRRTFSYVYSPIMKNKRNVVTFINMLQQKWPYAK is encoded by the coding sequence ATGTATTATGATGCTTTACGTACTTTCATTACTTTGGCAGAAGTTAAAAATTTCACCAAAACAGCGGAAGTCTTACACATATCGCAGCCGAGTGTCAGCTTACATATAAAGAATCTGGAACGTGAACTAGCAACAGAATTAGTAGTTCGTTCCCGAAAATCATTGCAACTATCACCAACAGGGGAAATCCTGTATGAACGCGCCAAACAAATTTTGAAGATTTATGAACAAACCAAACGTGATATATTAGAACAACAAGAAATCGTAAAAGGTAGGTTAAAGATAGGTGCCAGCTTTACGATCGGGGAGTATATATTGCCAGCTTTACTTGCAGATGTACATACAGCTTACCCCGAGCTTGAATTGGAAGTAGTTATTGGAAATACAGAGGAAATTGTCCAGCAAACAAAACATTTTCAGGTGGATATTGGACTTATTGAAGGACAAACGAGTGATAAAGAACTAGCTGTATGCCCGTTTATGGAAGATGAATTATGGGTTGTTGCACCTCATCAGCATAAATTAGCAAATAAGGCGGAAGTAACTACTTCAGATTTGCAAAGCCAAGCATGGATTTCCCGTGAAAAAGGGTCGGGGACACGCGAGTATTTAGAGCATGTCATTCGCTCCAACGGATTAAAAGTGAAATCCATTATTACCATTGGTAGTAATCAAGGGGTAAAGGAAAGTGTTATTAATGGGATGGGACTTTCTTTACTTTCTTACAGTGTGATTGAGCGGGATGTTCAATTAAAACAACTCGCCATTTTGCAGATGGAAGACATGCATTTCAGACGGACATTTTCCTATGTTTATTCACCTATTATGAAAAACAAGCGAAACGTAGTCACTTTTATCAATATGTTGCAACAGAAATGGCCTTATGCTAAATAA
- a CDS encoding DsbA family protein — protein MSNKDQMICDLETGVCGEVEDKEMEMMDFDQPDNSIDLYYVTDPICSHCWALEPVLRRFVKQYGSYVNVRVVMGGLLEKWEGFGDHKNGISKPEDVALHWKEVGEHSRMPIDGTLWYDNPVQSSYPPSRVYKVIQKQSEALAEVYLRRIREAVFAFNQTVSERSVLVDIVNRMGLDGVTIVDEAGSARAQQLLNEDFQLAARLGVRGFPTIIMMNEENKGVKIVGVRELNNYIAGLQKVIGVEDLKAESRPSLPTLLQEERLLFAKEVEEMYDLSPTDFPDFVKKELPTNQYHMKEVLGETYLSSIES, from the coding sequence ATGTCAAACAAGGATCAAATGATCTGTGATTTGGAGACGGGCGTGTGCGGTGAGGTTGAAGACAAAGAAATGGAAATGATGGATTTCGACCAACCGGATAATTCAATAGATTTGTACTATGTGACGGATCCTATCTGTTCACACTGTTGGGCATTAGAACCTGTTCTTCGCAGATTTGTGAAGCAATATGGTTCGTATGTTAATGTTCGAGTTGTAATGGGAGGGTTATTGGAAAAATGGGAAGGGTTTGGCGACCATAAGAATGGCATTTCTAAGCCGGAAGATGTAGCTTTACATTGGAAAGAAGTTGGTGAGCATAGTCGAATGCCAATTGACGGTACACTTTGGTACGATAACCCTGTTCAATCTTCCTACCCTCCTTCCCGTGTGTATAAAGTCATTCAAAAACAGAGTGAAGCATTAGCGGAAGTATATCTGCGTCGAATTCGAGAAGCTGTATTTGCGTTTAATCAAACGGTTTCTGAACGCTCTGTGCTTGTTGACATTGTAAATAGAATGGGATTGGATGGAGTAACAATCGTTGATGAAGCTGGGTCTGCTCGTGCGCAACAGTTATTGAATGAAGATTTTCAGCTTGCAGCAAGGTTAGGTGTCAGAGGTTTCCCTACAATCATTATGATGAATGAAGAAAATAAAGGAGTTAAAATAGTAGGTGTTAGAGAGCTGAATAACTATATTGCTGGATTACAGAAAGTGATAGGTGTGGAGGATTTAAAAGCAGAGAGCCGACCTTCCCTACCCACTTTGTTGCAGGAGGAAAGGCTCTTATTCGCGAAGGAAGTTGAGGAAATGTATGATTTATCTCCGACTGATTTCCCTGATTTTGTAAAAAAAGAGCTGCCTACAAATCAATATCACATGAAAGAAGTTTTAGGGGAGACGTATTTATCCAGTATAGAATCATAG
- a CDS encoding PTS system mannose/fructose/N-acetylgalactosamine-transporter subunit IIB encodes MAITLVRIDDRVIHGQIVARWSRFKPCNGILIVNDSIAQDPIQKKIFTNAAPAEIKVGVFTVNESIEKIKKARESKKNYFLIVKTPVTLREIVESGGDFGTDINVGPISAIAGGKTVAKNVTISEEDKSAFDFLENHGKTIQFQLIPDEKAVKWSKVKQNF; translated from the coding sequence ATGGCAATTACATTAGTTAGGATTGATGATCGAGTTATACATGGGCAAATAGTAGCTAGATGGTCTAGATTTAAGCCTTGTAATGGAATTCTAATAGTTAATGATAGCATTGCTCAAGACCCGATCCAAAAAAAGATATTTACAAATGCAGCCCCAGCAGAAATTAAAGTTGGCGTTTTTACCGTGAATGAGAGCATAGAGAAAATTAAAAAAGCTAGAGAATCAAAAAAGAATTATTTTTTAATTGTTAAAACACCTGTAACATTGCGAGAAATTGTAGAATCAGGTGGTGATTTTGGGACTGATATTAATGTTGGCCCGATTAGTGCAATAGCTGGTGGGAAAACGGTAGCAAAAAATGTAACCATATCAGAAGAAGATAAGTCTGCTTTTGACTTTTTAGAGAATCATGGAAAGACCATTCAATTTCAGTTAATCCCCGATGAAAAAGCTGTTAAATGGTCAAAAGTTAAACAGAACTTCTAA
- a CDS encoding GntR family transcriptional regulator, producing MASNAIPLYVQIADRLRDNIKMGKWKEGNKIPTEVELCKIYDVSRITIRKAIDELVKEDLLRRQRAKGTFVTDFVEPSDNFTVVKSFTEEMRELGEKARTMDVKLEITDADKKLAMYLNTNIGDKVMILKRIRGDSKQAFVYSVSYFKKDENFSLDPNDYYDSFYSYLHQHGIQVKDNSEVVEAVLPNYEVRTALSITKHEPVLKRTRFTSCKPKNFYEYTINYYIGKSYKYYLDFN from the coding sequence TTGGCTAGTAATGCAATCCCATTATATGTTCAAATTGCAGATCGTTTGCGAGATAATATTAAAATGGGGAAATGGAAAGAAGGGAATAAAATCCCAACCGAAGTGGAATTGTGTAAAATATATGATGTGAGTAGAATTACAATAAGAAAGGCAATCGATGAATTGGTGAAAGAAGATTTGCTTCGTCGCCAAAGAGCTAAGGGAACCTTTGTAACCGATTTCGTTGAACCTTCAGATAATTTCACCGTTGTAAAAAGCTTCACAGAAGAGATGAGAGAATTAGGTGAAAAAGCACGGACAATGGATGTCAAATTAGAGATAACCGATGCTGATAAAAAGCTTGCCATGTACTTAAACACTAATATCGGCGATAAAGTAATGATCTTAAAAAGGATACGAGGAGATTCGAAACAAGCCTTTGTTTATTCCGTATCATACTTTAAAAAGGATGAAAATTTCTCTTTAGATCCCAATGATTATTATGATTCTTTTTACTCTTACCTTCATCAACACGGAATTCAAGTGAAAGATAATAGTGAAGTTGTAGAAGCGGTTCTACCTAATTATGAAGTACGTACAGCATTAAGTATCACCAAACATGAACCTGTTTTAAAACGAACACGTTTCACTTCATGTAAACCCAAAAATTTTTATGAATACACAATAAACTACTATATCGGGAAATCCTATAAATATTACTTGGACTTTAATTAA
- a CDS encoding YeiH family protein yields the protein MNVVENKEKRTGRLAFIQGIGITLIIAIIANYVAKLPFLSIMGQLVIAIIIGMLWKQIVGVPSHLQKGVTFSNKKLLRFGIILLGMRLNLVDIYEAGISVFMIAAICLVFTLIVVYGLTRWFGVGKRLGILTACGTAICGAAAVVAVAPQVKAKDDETAVGAATVAVLGTLFTLIYSVIYTMLHLSPTGYGIFTGATLHEIAHVIAAADVAGSEAVDLAVIVKLTRVALLVPVVIVVGYLFQRSGEETGKKVSMSIIPWFILGFLAMSGFNTLGIVSQSVADLIVATAYLLIAMAMAGLGLNVDLKTFRRLGMKSFAAGVVGSVLLVVLGYSLVMLFQLN from the coding sequence GTGAATGTGGTGGAGAATAAAGAAAAGAGAACGGGACGTCTTGCATTTATTCAAGGAATAGGCATTACATTAATCATTGCTATTATAGCTAACTATGTTGCGAAACTGCCTTTTTTATCGATTATGGGTCAGCTTGTTATTGCTATTATTATAGGTATGCTATGGAAGCAGATAGTTGGTGTTCCAAGTCATCTCCAAAAAGGAGTTACATTTTCTAATAAAAAGCTACTCCGTTTCGGGATTATTTTATTAGGTATGCGACTCAACCTAGTAGATATCTATGAAGCGGGAATAAGTGTATTTATGATTGCAGCTATTTGTTTGGTATTTACTTTAATTGTTGTCTACGGATTAACAAGGTGGTTTGGAGTAGGCAAACGACTAGGGATTTTAACAGCATGTGGGACAGCGATTTGTGGTGCTGCAGCAGTGGTTGCGGTTGCACCACAAGTAAAGGCAAAAGATGATGAGACAGCTGTTGGTGCAGCTACAGTTGCAGTGTTAGGAACACTGTTTACGTTAATTTACAGTGTAATTTATACGATGTTACATTTATCGCCGACTGGATACGGCATTTTTACAGGTGCTACACTGCACGAAATAGCACATGTGATAGCGGCGGCTGATGTTGCCGGAAGTGAAGCTGTAGATTTAGCTGTTATTGTTAAATTAACGAGAGTGGCATTATTAGTTCCGGTTGTGATTGTCGTAGGTTACTTGTTTCAGCGAAGCGGGGAAGAAACGGGTAAAAAAGTATCGATGTCCATTATTCCTTGGTTTATCTTAGGTTTTCTTGCAATGAGTGGATTTAATACACTTGGCATTGTATCACAATCTGTTGCGGATTTGATTGTTGCTACTGCCTATTTGCTTATTGCCATGGCGATGGCAGGTCTTGGCTTGAATGTTGATTTAAAGACGTTTCGAAGACTTGGAATGAAGTCTTTTGCAGCGGGGGTTGTTGGATCTGTTTTGCTTGTAGTATTAGGGTACTCACTCGTCATGCTATTTCAACTAAATTAA
- a CDS encoding class I mannose-6-phosphate isomerase has product MMAYDLYPQIDMKGGIDLYTGYDEIWKKVDDAIKQRKANVITIECYPGTLEEELEQLINQLKPDLIIHADEIFLSSEEITAKIQDHLTDDRVFGVMSNHALADFIDEEKFDKTLAKINHARDKKIVIYGVGASLVAPSDLLLYTNLARWEIQLRYRAKKVCNWKANNWEEETLRKVKRAYYFDWRIADKLKKSLFDKVDFMLDVNKENQPKMIAGHDYQMALSQVVQRPFRLVPYFDSGVWGGKWMQEKFNVAKDKINLAWCFDCVPEENSIYLGINGEKFEIPANDIVYQRPVSLLGEKVYGRYGTSFPIRFDYLDTMGGDNLSLQVHPKVEYAQETFGLHYTQDESYYILEAEEDAVIYLGVKNGVEKQSLVDALKSSQEEGNRFPDEDFIYRKKIKKHDHYSIPAGTIHCSGKNSVVLEISSTPNRFTFKLWDWERVDLDGKPRPIHLEHGEKNIDISRDEDWVEKEVSNQVVKIAEGDGWTEEKTGLHIREPIETRRHWFSSEVMHETQDSVNVLTLVEGEEIIVTSVNASFEPFVIHYGETFIVPECVKQYKISPHGPSVGSTVGTIKAFIR; this is encoded by the coding sequence ATTATGGCTTATGATTTATATCCTCAAATTGATATGAAGGGAGGTATTGATCTATATACTGGATATGATGAAATATGGAAAAAAGTAGATGATGCAATAAAACAAAGAAAAGCTAATGTTATTACAATAGAATGTTATCCAGGAACCTTGGAAGAAGAATTGGAGCAGTTAATAAATCAGCTAAAACCAGACCTAATCATTCACGCTGATGAAATCTTTTTATCCAGTGAGGAAATTACTGCTAAAATACAAGATCATTTAACAGACGATCGTGTATTTGGAGTTATGAGCAATCATGCTTTAGCTGACTTTATAGACGAAGAAAAATTTGATAAAACATTGGCTAAAATTAATCATGCTAGAGATAAAAAAATTGTTATATATGGAGTGGGCGCATCGTTAGTAGCTCCTTCTGATTTATTGCTTTATACAAACTTAGCAAGATGGGAAATTCAATTAAGATATAGAGCTAAGAAAGTTTGTAATTGGAAGGCCAATAACTGGGAGGAGGAAACGCTTCGTAAGGTAAAACGTGCTTACTATTTTGACTGGAGAATTGCGGACAAGTTAAAGAAGAGTCTATTTGATAAAGTTGACTTTATGTTAGATGTTAACAAAGAGAACCAGCCTAAAATGATAGCAGGACATGATTATCAGATGGCTTTGTCACAGGTGGTTCAAAGACCATTTCGCTTAGTTCCTTATTTTGATTCTGGGGTTTGGGGTGGCAAATGGATGCAAGAAAAATTTAATGTAGCAAAAGACAAAATAAATTTGGCATGGTGCTTCGATTGTGTTCCTGAAGAGAACAGTATATATCTTGGCATAAACGGAGAAAAGTTTGAAATACCCGCTAATGATATCGTTTACCAGCGTCCAGTTTCGTTACTAGGTGAAAAAGTATATGGAAGGTATGGAACAAGCTTTCCAATTCGATTTGATTATTTGGATACAATGGGTGGCGACAACTTAAGTTTGCAAGTGCATCCAAAGGTAGAATATGCTCAAGAAACATTTGGGCTGCACTATACTCAAGATGAAAGCTATTACATTTTAGAGGCTGAGGAAGATGCTGTTATATATTTAGGTGTAAAAAACGGAGTTGAAAAACAGTCTCTAGTAGATGCCTTAAAATCGTCACAGGAAGAAGGTAATCGATTTCCGGATGAAGATTTTATTTATCGTAAAAAGATAAAGAAACATGACCATTATTCTATACCAGCTGGAACAATTCACTGTAGCGGTAAGAATAGTGTTGTTTTAGAAATTAGCTCTACCCCTAATCGTTTTACTTTTAAACTATGGGATTGGGAGAGAGTGGATTTAGATGGCAAGCCGAGACCGATTCATTTAGAGCATGGTGAGAAAAATATTGATATCTCTAGAGATGAAGACTGGGTTGAGAAGGAAGTAAGTAACCAAGTAGTTAAAATCGCAGAGGGCGATGGTTGGACAGAAGAAAAAACAGGGCTTCATATAAGAGAACCTATTGAGACCAGACGTCATTGGTTTTCATCAGAAGTGATGCATGAAACGCAAGACAGCGTCAATGTATTAACGCTTGTTGAAGGTGAGGAAATTATTGTTACAAGTGTTAATGCATCATTTGAACCTTTTGTTATTCATTACGGTGAGACATTTATTGTTCCTGAATGTGTGAAGCAGTATAAAATTTCTCCTCATGGTCCAAGTGTGGGAAGCACAGTAGGAACAATAAAAGCGTTTATTAGGTGA
- a CDS encoding PTS mannose/fructose/sorbose/N-acetylgalactosamine transporter subunit IIC, whose amino-acid sequence MDLLLLIQGLLIGIFCYLGSVSSPWLMGVTGGYYVLGRPLVAGLIIGLILGDVTTGIILGVAVQAAFIATISTGGTQNSEITYAAYGGIALGLLSNADTGVAVTLSVGIGTLGLILHNLMMIVNSVWNKRTEKAAAEGNATKIIYNNAVYPQLLNFVLRVVPITLAVYFGQGFITRVLDIIPKDVTQIMTVLGGLLPALGIALLMNLLIKENKQLIFFLTGFVIIVFFTDSMIALTVFGVLIAYIVFLSLGQSQIETDDDGVI is encoded by the coding sequence ATGGATCTACTATTGTTAATCCAAGGACTGTTGATAGGTATCTTTTGTTATTTAGGGTCTGTTTCGTCTCCTTGGTTAATGGGTGTTACTGGTGGTTATTATGTATTAGGAAGACCATTAGTAGCTGGTTTGATTATTGGTCTTATTTTAGGAGATGTTACCACTGGAATTATTCTAGGTGTAGCTGTTCAGGCTGCTTTTATAGCAACCATTAGTACAGGAGGTACACAAAATTCAGAAATAACTTATGCCGCATATGGTGGGATAGCCCTTGGTCTTTTATCAAACGCAGATACTGGCGTTGCTGTTACGTTGTCAGTCGGTATTGGAACGCTAGGGTTAATCCTGCACAATTTAATGATGATTGTAAATTCAGTGTGGAATAAAAGAACGGAAAAAGCGGCCGCTGAAGGCAATGCAACCAAGATTATATATAACAACGCCGTATATCCACAATTGTTGAACTTTGTCCTTAGGGTAGTACCTATAACACTTGCTGTTTATTTTGGACAAGGATTTATAACAAGAGTTTTAGATATTATCCCAAAAGATGTAACTCAAATTATGACCGTATTGGGTGGACTACTTCCTGCTTTAGGAATAGCTTTATTAATGAATCTGCTTATAAAAGAAAACAAACAATTGATTTTCTTTCTCACAGGATTTGTCATTATCGTTTTCTTTACGGATAGTATGATTGCGCTAACAGTGTTTGGTGTATTAATAGCTTATATCGTTTTCCTTAGCTTAGGTCAATCACAAATTGAAACAGATGATGATGGGGTGATATAA
- a CDS encoding PTS sugar transporter subunit IIA, with protein sequence MIGVLVTSHGPFCEALIKTGEMITGQQDNVSHISLDDKGVSDFAARLEEKLNVMTEEYDEVVILCDIKGGTPCNESIKYALTYKNNLAIIAGVNLPTYLEIINGTGFMKSISELTDFVKQTCFKTIEIIEI encoded by the coding sequence GTGATAGGAGTATTAGTAACTTCTCATGGGCCTTTTTGCGAGGCTTTAATTAAAACAGGCGAAATGATTACAGGACAACAGGATAATGTCAGTCACATCTCGCTAGATGATAAAGGTGTTAGTGATTTCGCTGCGAGGCTGGAAGAGAAATTAAATGTGATGACTGAAGAATATGATGAGGTCGTTATTTTATGTGATATAAAAGGCGGAACTCCTTGTAATGAAAGCATAAAATATGCGTTAACTTATAAAAATAATCTTGCTATTATAGCAGGAGTAAATTTACCAACCTATTTAGAAATTATAAATGGTACAGGCTTTATGAAAAGCATCTCTGAATTAACAGATTTTGTGAAACAAACTTGCTTCAAAACAATTGAAATTATTGAGATATAG
- a CDS encoding TetR/AcrR family transcriptional regulator translates to MSNPNTDPRMRRTRKLIMDSFITLSNKKEFKDITVTDITNEATINRATFYYHFEDKFDLLEQALEEGLITNITFDLSDYEEINEDMIISTFIAITNFWDSLAHRCQSGYEDTISRIIIDKLTNIFYPILLKQHSISESSALKNTAIMLSWGMYGVSVEWRTNSQQSRKAFIQPIIPYILHGVNKKQ, encoded by the coding sequence ATGAGTAATCCAAACACAGATCCTCGAATGCGTCGGACACGAAAATTAATTATGGATTCTTTCATCACGCTTTCTAATAAAAAAGAATTTAAAGATATCACAGTTACGGATATTACGAATGAAGCAACTATTAATCGAGCTACTTTTTATTATCATTTTGAAGATAAGTTTGATCTGTTGGAGCAGGCTTTAGAAGAGGGATTAATAACAAATATAACTTTTGATTTAAGTGATTATGAAGAAATCAATGAAGATATGATTATTAGTACTTTTATTGCTATTACTAACTTTTGGGATTCATTGGCTCACCGCTGCCAATCAGGCTATGAGGATACCATATCTCGTATCATTATAGATAAGTTAACGAACATATTTTATCCCATATTATTAAAGCAGCACTCCATTTCTGAAAGTTCCGCCTTAAAAAACACAGCCATCATGCTAAGCTGGGGTATGTATGGTGTTTCTGTTGAATGGCGAACAAACAGTCAGCAATCGAGAAAAGCATTTATTCAACCAATCATTCCTTACATTCTCCATGGGGTTAACAAAAAGCAATAA
- a CDS encoding phospholipase, whose amino-acid sequence MRRQRKAAFCFPGGYRWCGPGCSGPGEPINDVDAICKEHDLCYRRTGDHCKCDQAFLERMQLKIDPTTVKGRHARTMYHYMRYQSLFTCGFRKM is encoded by the coding sequence ATGCGGAGACAGCGTAAGGCAGCCTTCTGTTTTCCGGGCGGATACCGCTGGTGTGGTCCTGGATGCAGTGGTCCGGGTGAACCCATCAATGATGTAGATGCAATTTGCAAGGAACATGATTTGTGTTATAGACGTACTGGAGATCACTGTAAATGCGATCAAGCATTTCTTGAGCGGATGCAGTTGAAAATCGATCCTACAACTGTAAAGGGAAGGCATGCTCGTACCATGTATCATTACATGAGATACCAAAGCTTATTTACGTGTGGGTTTAGAAAAATGTAA
- the cas2 gene encoding CRISPR-associated endonuclease Cas2 → MLVLVTYDVNTSSDGGQKRLRKVAKVCQNYGQRVQHSVFECIVDDTQFATLKIKLREVIDEERDSLRFYRLGNNYKTKVEHVGAKETIHLEDPLIF, encoded by the coding sequence ATGTTAGTATTGGTTACATATGATGTTAACACGTCAAGTGATGGTGGACAAAAACGATTACGAAAAGTAGCTAAAGTATGTCAAAATTATGGTCAGCGTGTTCAGCATTCTGTTTTTGAATGTATTGTTGACGATACACAATTTGCGACATTAAAAATTAAACTTAGAGAAGTAATTGATGAGGAAAGAGATAGCTTGCGTTTTTATCGGTTAGGGAACAATTATAAAACGAAGGTAGAACATGTTGGGGCAAAAGAAACTATTCATTTAGAAGATCCATTAATTTTTTAG
- a CDS encoding PTS system mannose/fructose/sorbose family transporter subunit IID yields MPKLDKKDLKRGWRSWAMFHLSSMSFEKLEANGFAHSMIPILKKLYKDDPEAYKQALERHTAFYNTEPQVGSLVNGVVASIEEERANGKEVNDEMIHSVKTGLMGPIAGMGDSIIQGIIIPILLSIGMGISANGNPVGVFVYIVGYLSIILTVSYLLYMRGYKMGVQAVDELLGANSERLRSAFTLLGVMVVGGLAASFVKLNTILQIPNGEEVLEFQKTLDGFFPKLLPLIAVLVCWYLISKRKWSATKVLLFLIVISIVGVLLNVF; encoded by the coding sequence ATGCCGAAATTAGATAAAAAAGATTTAAAAAGAGGTTGGAGAAGCTGGGCTATGTTCCATTTATCTTCTATGAGTTTTGAAAAATTAGAAGCAAATGGTTTTGCACATTCCATGATACCGATTTTAAAGAAATTATATAAAGATGATCCAGAAGCTTATAAGCAAGCTTTGGAACGACATACGGCTTTTTACAATACCGAACCACAAGTAGGAAGTTTAGTGAATGGTGTTGTAGCATCAATTGAAGAAGAAAGGGCTAACGGCAAAGAAGTTAACGATGAGATGATTCATAGTGTCAAAACTGGATTAATGGGCCCAATTGCTGGAATGGGTGATTCAATTATTCAGGGTATTATCATTCCAATATTACTTTCTATAGGAATGGGGATTTCGGCTAATGGAAATCCGGTAGGGGTTTTTGTTTACATTGTAGGGTATCTATCTATCATTTTAACCGTATCGTATTTATTATATATGCGTGGTTATAAAATGGGAGTTCAAGCTGTTGATGAATTATTAGGAGCCAACTCAGAAAGATTAAGAAGCGCATTCACTTTACTGGGTGTCATGGTGGTAGGTGGTTTAGCTGCCTCTTTTGTAAAATTAAATACCATTTTACAGATTCCAAATGGTGAGGAAGTATTAGAATTCCAAAAAACGCTAGATGGATTTTTCCCTAAGTTGTTACCTCTTATTGCCGTTTTGGTTTGCTGGTATTTGATCTCTAAGAGAAAATGGAGTGCAACAAAAGTACTGTTATTTTTAATCGTAATATCCATCGTTGGTGTGTTGTTGAATGTATTTTAG
- a CDS encoding maltose acetyltransferase domain-containing protein, protein MTSEKQKMIKGELYNPADPILAHDREICRMKTRLFNQTIETELAKRKELLQDLFGSTGNELYIEPTFRCDYGYNIHVGNHFYANFDCVMLDVCEIKIGDNCMLAPGVHIYTATHPLKADERNAGKEYGKPVTIGDNVWIGGRAIINPGISIGTNAVVASGSVVVKDVLANTVVGGNPARVLKQMDNNS, encoded by the coding sequence ATGACATCAGAAAAACAAAAAATGATTAAAGGTGAATTATACAATCCAGCTGATCCAATACTTGCCCATGATCGAGAAATTTGCCGAATGAAAACGCGGCTGTTTAATCAAACAATAGAAACGGAGCTAGCAAAACGTAAGGAGTTGTTACAAGATTTATTTGGTTCTACGGGAAATGAACTCTATATCGAGCCAACATTTCGTTGTGATTACGGGTATAACATTCATGTAGGCAATCATTTTTACGCTAATTTTGATTGTGTCATGTTAGATGTTTGTGAGATTAAGATTGGCGATAACTGTATGCTGGCTCCAGGAGTACATATTTATACAGCGACACATCCCTTAAAAGCGGATGAAAGAAATGCCGGGAAGGAGTATGGAAAGCCTGTAACAATTGGCGACAATGTTTGGATTGGTGGGCGTGCTATTATTAATCCAGGCATAAGTATTGGCACTAATGCTGTCGTTGCCTCAGGTTCAGTCGTAGTAAAAGATGTTCTCGCAAATACGGTTGTTGGTGGAAATCCAGCTAGAGTGTTAAAGCAAATGGATAATAATTCATAG